One Aegilops tauschii subsp. strangulata cultivar AL8/78 chromosome 7, Aet v6.0, whole genome shotgun sequence genomic window carries:
- the LOC109734788 gene encoding LOW QUALITY PROTEIN: subtilisin-like protease SBT3.9 (The sequence of the model RefSeq protein was modified relative to this genomic sequence to represent the inferred CDS: inserted 1 base in 1 codon), whose amino-acid sequence MDSKTALCGTLLLLMALLPLPASASSKLYIVYMGEKKHDDPSVVTASHHDILTSVFGSKDEALRSIVYSYKHGFSGFAAMLTKSQADAIAKFPEVVTVKPNTFHETHTTRSWDFLGLEHNQGPQQPGLLKQAKYGEDVIVGVIDSGIWPESQSFDDNGYGPVPARWKGKCQTXQKFNATSCNRKIIGARWYGRGISAEVLKSDYKSPRDIQGHGTHVASTIAGTEVQGVSYGGLGMGMARGGASRARLGIYKVCWVGGGCPDAAVLAAIDDAIYDGVDVLSLSIAGVGHELPGTLHAVQRGISVVFGGGNDGPVPQTISNAVPWVTTVAASTIDRSFPTLISLGNKENLVGQSINYNAAMNSSGFQGLVYGGSCDAESLALSNVTGKTVLCYAPAQAATTPPKQALPMAIKSTVEAGAKGLIFAQYTANNLDHLATCKGVMPCALVDFEIAQRILSYWDMTENPVVKVSPAVSIVGKGVLSPRVASFSSRGPSMLFPSILKPDIAAPGVSILAADRNSYVFKSGTSMACPHVSAVTALLKSVHPGWSPTMIKSAIVTTASVTDRFGMPIHAEAVPRKLADPFDFGGGHIDPERAVDPGLVYDVDAREYNKFFNCTLGYLDGCESYYLNLNLPSIAVPDLKDKVVLQRTVTNVGPAEATYHLVVEAPAGIDVFVEPSVINFTRSSSKSAKFMVRFTARQRVQGGYTFGSLTWSDGGTHSVRIPIAVRTVIQDFVADTS is encoded by the exons CAAGGATGAAGCCTTGAGGTCCATAGTTTACAGTTACAAGCATGGATTTTCTGGGTTCGCAGCGATGCTCACCAAGTCTCAAGCTGACGCAATTGCAA AATTTCCCGAAGTTGTCACTGTGAAGCCTAACACTTTTCATGAAACACACACAACTCGGAGCTGGGACTTCCTCGGCCTTGAACATAACCAAGGACCACAACAACCGGGACTCCTCAAACAAGCGAAGTATGGTGAAGATGTCATCGTGGGTGTGATTGATTCAG GCATATGGCCTGAATCGCAAAGCTTTGATGACAACGGGTATGGTCCTGTGCCGGCACGGTGGAAAGGGAAATGCCAGA GCCAGAAGTTCAACGCCACAAGTTGCAACCGAAAGATCATCGGCGCACGGTGGTATGGTCGTGGCATTAGTGCAGAGGTGCTAAAGAGTGACTACAAGTCTCCTAGGGACATCCAGGGCCATGGCACACATGTCGCATCGACTATCGCTGGCACAGAAGTGCAGGGTGTGAGCTACGGAGGCCTAGGCATGGGCATGGCACGTGGCGGGGCGTCACGTGCGCGGCTCGGTATCTACAAGGTGTGCTGGGTTGGCGGGGGTTGCCCCGACGCAGCGGTCCTTGCGGCCATCGATGACGCCATATATGATGGTGTGGATGTTTTGTCGCTATCGATTGCAGGGGTTGGTCATGAGCTCCCAGGGACACTGCATGCTGTGCAAAGAGGGATATCCGTCGTGTTTGGTGGAGGGAACGATGGCCCGGTGCCACAGACTATAAGTAATGCCGTACCATGGGTTACGACGGTGGCCGCTAGCACGATTGACCGTTCTTTCCCGACATTGATATCGCTCGGAAACAAAGAAAATCTTGTG GGGCAGTCTATAAACTACAATGCGGCTATGAACAGCAGCGGCTTTCAGGGCCTTGTATATGGGGGGAG CTGCGACGCCGAATCACTGGCGTTGAGCAATGTCACTGGCAAAACCGTCCTCTGTTATGCACCAGCCCAGGCAGCCACCACGCCGCCCAAGCAAGCACTCCCTATGGCAATCAAAAGCACCGTTGAAGCAGGGGCCAAGGGCCTCATCTTTGCACAGTACACAGCCAACAATCTGGACCACCTGGCCACGTGCAAGGGAGTTATGCCTTGCGCTCTGGTGGATTTCGAGATCGCACAACGAATTCTCTCCTACTGGGACATGACTGA GAATCCGGTGGTGAAGGTGTCACCGGCAGTAAGCATTGTCGGAAAAGGGGTGTTGTCGCCGAGGGTCGCCTCGTTCTCGTCGAGAGGTCCAAGCATGCTGTTCCCTAGCATACTCAAG CCCGACATTGCTGCACCTGGCGTCAGCATCTTGGCAGCGGACCGCAACTCCTACGTGTTCAAATCCGGGACATCCATGGCGTGCCCACATGTCTCCGCTGTGACCGCACTGCTCAAGTCGGTTCACCCTGGCTGGTCACCTACCATGATCAAGTCTGCCATCGTCACCACAG CATCTGTGACCGATCGTTTTGGCATGCCAATCCACGCAGAAGCGGTCCCAAGGAAACTAGCCGACCCCTTCGACTTTGGTGGTGGACATATTGACCCAGAAAGAGCCGTTGACCCTGGCTTGGTTTACGACGTGGATGCAAGGGAGTACAACAAGTTTTTCAACTGCACCCTTGGATATTTAGACGGTTGTGAGTCCTACTACCTCAATCTCAACCTCCCGTCAATTGCCGTGCCAGACCTCAAAGACAAGGTGGTGCTTCAGCGCACTGTGACTAACGTTGGGCCGGCAGAAGCAACATATCATTTAGTGGTTGAAGCTCCAGCGGGGATAGATGTGTTCGTGGAGCCATCTGTGATTAATTTCACCCGAAGCAGTAGTAAAAGCGCGAAGTTTATGGTGAGATTCACAGCAAGGCAGAGAGTACAAGGTGGGTACACTTTCGGGAGCTTGACATGGTCAGATGGAGGTACTCACTCGGTGAGAATTCCTATTGCGGTGCGGACTGTGATACAAGACTTTGTTGCAGATACATCTTAA